One genomic window of Magnolia sinica isolate HGM2019 chromosome 3, MsV1, whole genome shotgun sequence includes the following:
- the LOC131239067 gene encoding SEC12-like protein 2, with product MGAMKDLCLYVKKGLSVIRWPFKSFQVASMEVFLDQPDAHASVKDLDFSSGGKIVASLGSSGPCRVWDLTSLMVVANLPGENGEVFGFCRFSHNSDDNQTLYLTAMQGQHGIIVSWNTIKGSP from the exons ATGGGAGCCATGAAGGACTTGTGCCTCTAC GTAAAGAAGGGCCTGTCCGTGATAA GATGGCCATTTAAGAGTTTTCAAGTGGCTAGTATGGAAGTCTTTCTTGATCAGCCTGATGCCCATGCCTCTGTGAAAGATTTGGATTTCAG TTCTGGTGGAAAAATTGTGGCATCCTTGGGAAGTAGTGGTCCTTGTCGGGTTTGGGACCTAACGTCATTGATGGTTGTAGCCAATTTACCAGGAGAAAAT GGTGAGGTTTTCGGGTTCTGCCGTTTTTCTCATAATAGTGATGATAATCAAACCCTATATTTGACTGCAATGCAAG GCCAGCATGGAATCATTGTCTCTTGGAACACTATAAAAGGTTCTCCTTGA